Genomic segment of Meles meles chromosome 17, mMelMel3.1 paternal haplotype, whole genome shotgun sequence:
TTTCATTTTCCAACGTCCAAACACCATTctggtttttatttccttgtttgttttgaaCAGGCAAGCCATGCCCACAGCActtaaagcagaagaaaaagtttcCAAGCCTTCTTCAGATGTTACGCCCAACTCTCAAGCCTTTATTCATAACCCTATTCCCATCTGCAACCCAAATTAGTGAGCTGAGGTATCTGAGACATCGTATGTtctctgagagagacagacagactagGAATTAGTCATGAGCCCTGATGCTATGATATGACAGAGAATGTGCTAGAACCTGAGTTCTAGGCCCAATTCTGTGAACCGCCGGGTGTGTGCTTTTAGGGAGTGACCATCACAGTGCCTCAGTAAAAGCTGTGGAATAAGAgcatgatggggtgcctgggtggctcagtgcgttaagcgtccgccttcggcttgggtcatgatctcagggtcctgggatcgagacccgcatcaggctctctgctcagtggggagcctgctccccaccccccgcctacttgtgatctctctctctgttaaagaaattaaaaaaatcttaataaaaaaaaaagagcatgagtATCACCCTCCACAGAACACTGTTATTCTGTCCTTCAGTTCCCTTTAAATCCATCGCAGCTCCAAAACATCTCAGGGAAAAACTGCAATTGGCCAAATTCCTTAGAATGCTTTCTACCCCAGAAGGACAGAATTGGTCCTAAGCTCTGGAATTTCTGCCATCCCCAGTTAGAGTCCCAACAACACAGCCAAAACACATTATCAAGCACGATGCTAGATCCCATGCTGAGTTCCGAATCACAGTTACTTCTCCTCTGTGCTTTCGACACGAAGTCCACATCCACGCCGCTCCCCATTCATCGAGCTTACCGGTTACTCAGATACATCTTTACTTTCAGATTCTTCTGAAGAACTCAAACAAAATAACATTTCCCGTTTTATTTTCAATACCAAGAATATCCACTTTCTCCTGCTAATTCCTTGTCTTGCAGGCGCCTCAACGCATAATTTAGTTCACTAGATCTGTTTCCTGAAGCAGTTAAGGAATTACATCTGACAAGGCCATCCCCTAATTTCATCGGGCCGAGAGGAGCAGCACGACCAGTACAATCTAAAAGGCGGAAACCTTTGCGCGGGCCGGATTCTTCTCCGCGAGTTCCCGTGGCCTCCTCAGCCAGCGCTTGCTCCCCCCTTCCTGGGTTGCTCTTTCCCGCCGCAGGGCTCAGTACTATTTCCTGCACCAGAAAGTGCCAGGGCGCAGAGCCCGGGCAGAGCTGCAACAGCCGTTACCTGGTGGGATCCGGAAGGCAGGCTCTTCACCAGACCCTCTGCGTCGGAGGGCGACTTCCGTGGCGCCTCCTTAAGTGGTGACGCGTTCTCTGACGTACTGCAGCTGGTGAGTTGGCAGTCCGGAgaacaaatgtcaaaaaaaaagaaaacaaagaaaacaaatggaaaaaatatatagacaggCAAGTGATGAAGCAGCAgataaaacacaacacaacagaACAATGAGGGTCAAAACGGTAACAGACTCGAGGCTATTTCTCATCCCTGACACTACTTCTCTCAAGTCGACGACCCACTGTGTGTGGACAGAAACCAACGTGGCGCAACCTCTTGGCCCCACACGCAATCACGCTACCTGCTAAGGGGCTCTGGCTCTTGGGATCACTTATGCTTCTGCTGCTCTGTGTCTTTCCTCTGCGATCATCCCCCTCGGCAAGCAAGCCAAGCCCTCCTGTCAGGGGCCCGAGGCAGACCTCTGCGGACAGTGCTCCAGAAGTCACCTGCACCAAGGCGCgtctccttccttctgccccttagCTCcccagactcagtttccccacgaGGGCTGCAGCCCAACCAAAGAGAACCCAGGAGGTCACGAACACTAAGAAACTGGGATGTCACGTCACACCGGCTGAACTCGGTCAGGCCTCTGGGGGTCTTTCAGAACAAGGGTTACCTCAGAAATAAAGGCAGAGTGAATGCAGGAGGTTAACTCCTTAGGGATTCTCTAATGGTACTTGTTGGAGCTTAAATCCTTTAtgatgcatttttcaaagcaacTCTCAGGAGTCTGGGGGGTCACATCCCAGCGTGGTCACTAAGACCAGAGCGAACAGTGTGCTCTGAGAATGGCGTCTTCTCCGAAACAGGAAGCTCTGAGCTCTGACCCCAAACCAGAATGGTCCGAGGATCTGACTCAATCACCAACACCACAATTCACATATGAAAGAACACTAACACACACGCCCACAGAGCCACTCTACACGAAGAACATACATATTCCGGTGCACAAACCCTCTAGGAACCCTGACAACCGGTCCCGCGGACGGCACACTCGACAAGGAGCCCGTGCAGACAGAGGACGCACCCGTGGACAAACCGCAGTAACTGCCAGGTTAGCTCCGAGCGAGCTGGTTAGCTGCCGACAAGGGCGAGGGGCGGAACTCACACACGTCGATGTTAACAGCAACGGGCAGTGTGATTAGTTACCATGTGTCTAGTGGGAGTGGAAGAGGACCCCAGAGTGGACGAGGACGACAGTCCCAGGGAGTCGTCTATGTCAGCTTTTCTTAAGAAGCGGCAGGCAAGCAGGATCTGATCCCGGCACACCACGGCagaaagagcaggggagggaaaaaaCCACAGTAAGAAGAAAAGCAGCATTCACGATGCCATGCAGGATTCCAAGGCACAGTTCCGCCCCCTTCTGAGCCCCAAAGCAAGAGCTACAGACCCCGGTGTGTCACCATCTGGCGTCAGTCTGGTTGAAAAGCCCTCTAGTTACAGGTCTTCGGAGAGCACTCACCATGCAAAGGGGAAGACAGAGGCAGCAGGACAGAGCGTTCCAAGCAAACAAGGTCTGAATCTGAACACTCAAACTTGTTAGAACACGGCACTCCTAAAGACCAGAGCCGCGGAGCCCCGGTTCCCACCGTCCAGCAGCACGGGCGCCCGGGGCACGCCATCCTCTCGGAGCACAGTCCCTGATCCAGGCTGCTGCCGGCTGCCCGTGCACGGGGGTCCCGGCTCGTGCTGCAGCCTGAACCCCGCCTCCGCGCGGTCTCACCCGGGAGTCCCACCTCGCGTGCGCGGCTGCTGTCGGGGGGAGCCAGGGAGAGGGTCCTTCAGTCACACACGCACCCTCTGCTCCGAGGTACTCTCTTTCCGAAGCCGTCGACAAAAAGAAAACCTACGTCTCCTTACTGCTGGTATATTCTGCTGTTCAACTCTTATGGGCCCAGTTTGGATGAGTCCAGCCGTGTGTTTGAGGACGGTAAGGGTAAAACTGCTCACAAACAGGAAGAGCGGGAACGCCCTCGCGTCACAGCCGCTGCGGCTGTCAGAGCTGGGACCAGCATTTCATATTCGCCCAACCGCAAAGCAGAGCCTCGTGAGTTCACCCCCAGGGGCTCAAACCACACTCAGAGCGGAAAGGAACGTGCGTGGCCTCGCAGTCCTAACTGTGGTCGGGGGGCTGCAGACGGCCGTGCTGATCGCCGCACCCAGGACGGGCCCTCTGGAGCGGGGCGGAAGCCACAGCCCGCGCTCACCCACAGGCCTCAGCGCCCTGCCGGCCCCTGTGGGACTCTCCCCCCACTCCGATGGGAAGGCAAACAGTAGCTAATACTTCACCATTCTTTCTCCACAAAAAATTCacgttttttaaaattcctttccttcccccatcctctcccccaccctgctccccacccccaaagcaGCGTTTCTTACCCAATATAATCCCGTTTAGAGTTTCTCCTTCTATAGAGGACAGCCAGGGTCATGCTGATGAGCAGAGTGAGACCTAGGACCACAGCAGTAActatccccaccaccacccaaacTGGAAACACGGGCAAGACCTctggagagaaagaacaaaatcgTTTTAAGGTACTTTGCTACCAAGAGAAGAAGCAGGATTTTATTAAATCAATaagcgaggggcgcctgggtggctcagtgggttaagcctctgccttcggctcaggtcatgatcccagggtcctgggattgagccctgtgtcgggctccctgctcagtggggagcctgcctcctcctctctctctgcctctctacctgcttgtgatctctgtctgtcagacggatggataaaatctttgaaaaaaacatcAATCAGCGAGTGCTAATTTAGCAGCTTCCACGTCCTCTTTAGTGTCCGCATTACAAGCTCCTGGCGTCTGACTGACGACGTGCACACACTCACGGGTGAAGGATGCGCTACGGAGTGCGGCACGTCGGCCACACGACCCTCCCTCTCGATGCTCTAAAGCCAGAGAAATTCCAGGGCTGTGAATTTACCTCGATTTGCTCTCCAACAAAGCAGACTTTGTCTCAAAAGGAGACACCAGAACCTGCATTTCCTGCTTATTTtccaagaaagggaaggaaaacactgTCCTGCTTTTGCAAATGTGAAAATGCTGCCTCAAAGAACATGGAAGCCGCATTCACCTTCTTTCCCACTGCCCACCCCGCCACCCGCTGTGAGTTCGGTCTTACTCCCAATTAACACTGAAGGAGGACACTCCTGAATTTGGGTCAGTGGGCTCCACGGATACAGATGGGGAACCTGGCTCAAGCAGTCGGAGAAGCAGGGGCTCCCTGACCTCGCAGCCACGGGTACATGGGGGCAGGGCGCCTAACTGCAGACAAACGACTCGGAAATGTCACTCCTGCTCTCCAACTGAACCTGAGACAAAGGGGACTGTCTTACCACCGCCAAAACACTCAGGGAAATACCTTTCTCTACGACGTAGAGCCTAATGTGTCCCGGCTGGGCAACAATGTCAGGAGGGTTTTTGACGTCACAAATGTAGGTGCCGTTGTGGATAAACTGCATATTTTCTATGCTGATGGACGCATCTTTCTTGTCCAGGTCTCCAGCCCAGCTGGTCCTGTCCTTAAATGGTGGGTAATTCCCAGGATACACTTGTCCTTGGGAGTAGTGGAAAAACTGCAACCAGAAAAAAGACACATGAGCTCTCCTCACAGGCAGGCCCTCCACGCTCCATAACGGGTGTGCTGTGGAAGGTGCTCTTCACAGAGGAGGGCAGACGACTCCATACGACCAGTAAGCTACAGCACAGAAGCCGGACCAGCATTTAGAAAGCATGTGGCTCGGCCCTGTTTCAGCTGAAGCCAAAAACTCGTGATTCATCTCAAATCATCTCACAATGCCACTGACAGAGAGATTACTGCCCATTCTTCATACATAAGGAAAAGAAGACTCAGAGAAGCcatctgctcaaggtcacagtgaCAACAGGGGATGGACCCAAAGTCAAAGTCAGGACCGTCTGACCCTTCAGAGCCAGTGACCACACCATGACAGAGACTGTGAATCCAAAGGTTTCGGTCTGAATTCACAAAGTTTACCACTTAGTTCTGGAAATCCCTGAAGCAGGCAAAGCCTAAATATCACAGATCAGTTAGTTAATCTGACGGGCTTCTCCCTCTTACATACTGGTTTCCCAGGGAAATGTTACGGGTGCGTGAGAGGAAGCCCAGACACCCCAACGTCCTCACTTCTCTTCGAAGATCCAGCCTTCAGCTAACTCTCCTCACACCTGCTGTTGAGCAAAGGAACTCATTTCTCAAAGAAACCTTGTCAAGCCCAGCACCTTGGAAGCTAGGTATGGTCTAGGGGCCGGGGGATCTCGCCTGATCCTGGGCTTTGATCCACGCAGCTCTTTCTCCTTACTCCCTGGTGGGATGGGAGAGGGCCAGGGGAAACCTATAAAAACCAAAGCAACCAGCTCATCTTATTAAACATATTCTGATGCTTTTGAGTTAAAAGATCTTGTATCAGCAGCTAAGCATTCAGGCATTACCTGTGATCAGGTTGGTGTGAAAGTATAAACTGATCAGCTAAACAAGCTAACGGAAAACACAGCATGTTCGTCACAGTAAGTCTCGTAGACTTGCCTGAAGCCACTTGACAAGACTGTCTCGAGCATGAAGGGAGCCAACTTGTTGAGAGAAAGTTATCACCACTGGGTATCTTCCTGGTGAGGTTTTATTTCCCGTGAACGATGCCCCTCACACCCACGCTTACCAAAGACTTCAGGTGGGAAACCCTCACAGGTTTGGACTCATGTGAGTAAACTCATGTGTGCTAAATTTTGCATCTGTAGGAAGCATCTTCTGCACCGAGGCCATGTTCCCGTGAAGACCAGACCGCTTCCCCAGGACGTCCGCACGACTCCTGCTCTCATTCACTCCTATGCAGACCCACGCAGAGACACCCCGAGCTGTGCCCCATGAGTAAGTTCTCTAACATCTGCACTCCTGGACTTGACCTcagcctgccttccttctctggCATAACATCCAgggtgttttccttttttatggaaATCCCGGAAGACATAGGTCCACTTAAGGATTTGGAAGTCAGGTGCGATATATTCCAACCTGGAGCAACAGGTCTTGTTTTGGAGACTTAATTCAACAGTGAATATGTAGCTTTCCCAACATCGCATATGAAAGTGAAGCCACTCAGGCTAAAGTTTTATTCCAGGGGCTCCAATCATCTCTATACACACCGCCAGTTCCCAAAGGAGACCAGAGCTCATGATCTAGAGATAACGGACAGGCGGTCACTCTGTTCTTTCAGGAAATGCATCAAGGGGACATTTTTTGCACAAAGactctccattaaaaaaaaaaaaaaaaaaaaaaaagacactctaCACTTCCACAGATGACGTTTAGAGCTTCTAAACCATGCCTTCTCAACAGGGTGGCACCTCTCACCGTGGGGGGCAAATACTGGCTCTGAGGACAgagaacaataagaaaaaaatcttactctTTTTACACATAAAACCCAGATTTAACAGTGTATCCGCGGTCTTAAAATTTCATAGAAGGGGGACAGAAATTAGGAAAGCCTGTCTCAAAGACACTCCGTAGGAAGGGGATAATGAATAAGACTGAGAGAGAGCTTGAAGCAATCCCTAATGCCTAGACACAGTAAACATTATTAGCAAATGtttcccttggggcgcctgggtggctcagtgggttaagcctctgccttcggctcaggtcatgatctcagtgtcctgggatcgagccccatatcgggctccctgctcagcggagagtctgcttctccctctgcttctgaccctccccctgcttgtgctctctcacatgctctctctcaaataaataaataaaattttttaaaagtacattaaaaaaagaaccagatggTCCGTCCACGTGGAATCACCACACTGCTTGGCTCGCACTCGGCTGCTGACGGACGAACCTTCCTGTCAGCTCTCTGGCACTCATCTCTGTTCAGCCACTGACCTTAGTCTAAAGTGCCCCCCGTACCGCTCCTACCCCTAATTATTCAAGAGTGAGAGCACACGACTGTGAGGACCCGCTGCACAGGAAGGCCCACGACTGCCGTGGAAGCAGATGGACGCTAAATAAAAAACCCTAATACTTAAATCAgaaaggagtgtgtgtgtatgtgtgcgtgtgtataaaACAGGAACagttcaaagaaatacaaataaaaatggggCCAATGAAAGTTGAAATGGGGAGGATCAACTAGGGCTGGTCAGCAGGGTTGACTGGAAGCTGCTCCACGGAAGAGAAATCCCGTAAGGGGATGTGATGGAGAGGAACGGGGCCGGTGAGGGGGGAGGGCCACCTGCGCAAAGCCAAGGAAAGATCTGCACTTACGGGTTGCCGACCTGGCTTCTTcccggggagcagggccctggaATCTGAGTGTCAGCACAGTCCCTTGGGAAGTGAACCAGCCATGGGAGGAACGGACATTCACGACAGGACAACAGGGGAGAAGCGGGGAGGGAGGCCCTGCAGGAGGATGCGAGCATTCCTACCGACACAGTGGTGTCCGTCCCCTCTGGCTGGAAGCTCCAGGAGACCGAGGTCAACGTGCCTGTGGTGTTAGTGGACTTGAACTTGCAAGTCAGCTTCCCTTGGGTTCCATTTGCCACGAAGATTTCCTTTGGTGTAAACACCTCCAAGGCTGGCACGCCAGTGGTCACTGGAGAGAGAAGACCAAAGAGAGCCTGAGTGGGACTTAGCAAACAGCACCATGCCGATCGACGAGGGAAGAGGGCAAAGACAACGAGAGTTACTCGGTGTCTACAGCGCATCTGCGGCCATGGTGTACTACGCGCGTCTGGCAGAACGTTCCACCGCCAGCTGCTGCCTGCAAGCAGGGTAAACTGCCGACCGCCTAGGAT
This window contains:
- the MPZL1 gene encoding myelin protein zero-like protein 1 — its product is MAAAAGVAAGRADAARRRWLWSLLAAAFGLLTTGVPALEVFTPKEIFVANGTQGKLTCKFKSTNTTGTLTSVSWSFQPEGTDTTVSFFHYSQGQVYPGNYPPFKDRTSWAGDLDKKDASISIENMQFIHNGTYICDVKNPPDIVAQPGHIRLYVVEKEVLPVFPVWVVVGIVTAVVLGLTLLISMTLAVLYRRRNSKRDYIGCSTSENASPLKEAPRKSPSDAEGLVKSLPSGSHQGPVIYAQLDHSGGHHSDKINKSESVVYADIRKN